The stretch of DNA GTCCGCCCCCTCTTCGTCCTCGGAGTCGAGGAGTTGCCGCAGGGCGGCGAGATCGGCGTCAGTGATCTTGCCGACGAAATGCAGCAACGCAGCTGAGCGATCACCACCGTTGTCCAGCGCGTGCGCCATGACCTCGGCGGTGTGCGCCTCCCGCGAATCGCTCGGCCGGTAGACAAAGGCACGGCCGACCAGTCGCCGCTGGACGAGGTTCTTCTTGAACAGCGCGTCCAGGACGGTCAGCACGGTGTTGTACGCTAGTTCCCGGCTTGCGTTCAGCCTCTGCTGGACCTCACGAACCGTCAGTTCCTCGTCGGCTGCCCAGAGCACGTCCAGGACGGCCGCCTGCAGATCACCATTACGTGCTTTCACCGGCGTTTCCTCCTCGCCTCGCCGCACACCCCGACATGGCCAGGGCACGGAAGATCACTCCTCGCGTCCCAACCGACGCAGGCTGACGACAACACCGGCGATCAGCAGAATGACCACCAGGGCACCTCCAGCCCACAGCAGCCACGCACCGCTGGACTGTTCCTCGGTGCCGGTCGCGGACGGCGGCGGAGACGCGTTTACGCCCGGCGCAGCGGTCGACGGCGGGGTGCTCGCGCTGATCGTGAATTGGATTTGCCCGGCGACGGGATGGCCATCCGCGGAGACAATGCGGTAAGCGATCGTGTACCCGCCGTTGCTCAGGCTGGGCAGGGGCTGAACGACCTGGTTGTTCTCGACAGCCGGAGCAGGCAGGGACGGGTGGCCTCCGTCCTGGTCCGTCACAGCGACGGTGACGAACTGGGGATTCACTGGGTCACTGAACGTCAGTCGGGCTTGCGCGGGCGGCTGCTGCAGCGTGGCTCCGCCGACCGGGTCGCTGCCCGTGAGTTCAGCATGCGCCCAGGCGTGGGGTTGGGCGAGCAACGCCCCGACCAGCATCAGGACGGCGACCGTCACGACCCGGCGCGGCGACGACCACCGGCGAGAAGCTCGTCCGCCCACACGGCTATGGATGTGCATCGCTCTCACTTTCGACGTCTGCCCCCGGGAGCGGTCGCGTTGGCAGAGGGGCAGCCGAGCTCCGGAGGAAGACCCCGCTGTCAAACCAGGTTCAACTAGACCGCATAGTTGAGGCTGTGCTAACGGTACCGATTCGACGGAGAGCCTTGATGGCGGGGCTGGGCGTGGGGCTGGTCACGGCTGGGTGCGGCGGCGCCTCCCGCGAGGAGGGGCAGTTCACCTTCGTCAGCCCCGGCGGGCAAACGCGGATTACCTACGATCCACCCCACACTCGCGGACGCCTCACCGACCTGTCCGGGCAGAGCGTGGCCGACCCGCAACGCGAGGTCGGGTTGTCAGATTTCCCGGGCCAGGTGGTGGTACTCAATATCTGGGGCTCGTGGTGCGGGCCATGCCGTAGTGAAGCTGACGACCTCGAACGGGTCTATGCCCAAACCAAGGACTCAGGCGTTGCCTTCCTGGGCATCAACGTGCGCGATGATCGTCGCGCTGCGCAGGATTTTCTGCGCAACTTCCAGGTCACCTACCCCTCGATCTTCGACCCGTCCGGACGTTCTCTGCTCGCCCTGGCGGGCTTCCCTCGCAGCGTCGTGCCCGCGACGGTCGTGCTTGATCGGCGCCATCGGGTGGCCGCGATCTTCTTGACCGCGCTGCTGGACACCGAGCTGCTACCCGTTGTGCGCCGTGTCGCGGCGGAGGAGACCGACAGACGATGACCGACTTCGTCATTTCCGGCCCACTGCTGCTGGCGATGTGCCTGTCGCTCGCTGCGGGTGCGATCTCGTTCGCGTCACCATGCTCGTTGCCGCTTGTACCGGGGTATCTGGCGTATCTGGCGGGCTTGGCCGGAACGGCGCCCGGCACTGCGGAACCCACCGGGACGCCACGGCGGAAGCGGGGACGTCTACTGGCGGCGACCGCCCTGTTCATCGCCGGCTTCACCGTGGTCTTCACCGCGGCAGCGGTGGTCGTGCTCGGTACCTCAGATGCGTTGTTGCGCAACGAAGCCCTGCTGCAACGCATCGGCGGAGTAGTCACCGTCATCATGGGGCTGGCGTTCCTGGGCTTGATTCCCACGTTGCAGCGCGACTATCGCCTGCACCGACGGCCTGGCGCGGGCATGGCGGGAGCGCCGGTGCTGGGAGCCGTCTTCGGCCTGGGGTGGACACCGTGCTTGGGTCCCACGCTGACCGGCGTGATCGCACTGGCAGCCGGTACGGACACGACCGTGCGCGGCGTGATTCTCGTCGTTGCCTACTCCGCGGGATTGGGCCTGCCGTTTCTTGCACTGGCCGCCGGAGCCAGCTGGGCCGTGTCGATGACCGACTGGTTGCGCCGACACGTCCGCATCGTCCAGATCACCGGTGGTGTGCTCTTGCTCGTCATCGGGCTCCTGCTCGTCACTGGCCTGTGGGGAGCGATGTTGACCTGGCTGCGGGGTCCGATCGCCGGCGTGACCCTGCCGATCTAAATCGACTTCAGCACCACAGGCTTCGAGTGAGAGCACGAGAAATGAGCCAACCGAGCAACTTCCCGCCCAACGGTGTCCATCAACAGGCGCTCGTTCATGGCGAACGACAGCTCGAATCCCCCGAGCAGACCAGGCGCGCGAAGCGGAACCAGTCGGGAAGCCTTGGACTCCTGCTGCTCACGGCCGCTGGCCTGGCGACGATGATCGCAGTGGTCCTGACAGCACTGACGGCCAGCGATGCCTATTTGGCGTACGGGTTGCCCGATCCTGGCTCCGTTGTCCGCTATGGGCTGCCGCTGGTGCGGGTGGTCGCCGAGGCCGCCGCAGTGGTCTGCATCGGCTCGCTGTGGCTGGCCACCTGCGGAGTTCCCCCGCAGCAATCAGGATTCGTTGCTGCTGACGGGTATGCGGCGCTGCGTGCCGCCGGATGGGCGGGCGCCGTGTGGTTCATGGGGGCTGCGCTCGTTGCGCCGCTGCTGGCTGCGGACGCATCGGGAAGGCCCATTTCCGAGCTGGCCGACCCGATGGTCCTTTTCGGACTGGTCGATGCGATCGAACAGTCCAAGTCGTGGTTGCTGACGGCCGGGATCGCGCTCGTGGTCGCCATCGGTTGCCGACTGGCGTTGTCGTGGACGACCGCCGCGGTGCTGATGCTGCTCTCGGTGGCCGGGTTGCTGCCCGTGATCGCGACCGGGCATTCGGCCAGCGGCGCGCACGACGTCGCCACCAGCAGCCTGCTGTACCACCTGGTGGGCGCGTCGTTGTGGATCGGCGGGCTGATCGCGGTGCTGGCGCACACGGCCCGTGGCGGAGCTCATCTGGGATTGGTCGTCCGGCGGTTTTCCGGCTTGGCACTGGCGTGCTGGATCATCATGGCCGCCTCGGGAACGATCAACGCCGCCACGCGGCTGACGCTGCCCGATCTCGTCAGCAGCGACTACGGGCTGCTCTTGCTCGTCAAGGTGGCCTGCCTCGCCCTGCTGGGGGTCGCGGGTTATGTGCAACGTTCTCGTGCGGTGCGTGCTGTCATTACCCGGCGGCGAAAAGGGGACTTGCTTCGGTGGGGAGCGATCGAGGTCCTGCTGATGTCCGTCACCGTCGGAGTCGCGGTGGCGCTGGGCCGGACACCACCGCCTGCTGCGGAGACCGGGCTTCCGTCCCGCACCGAGGAACTGATCGGCTACGACCTCGCTGGTCCGCCGACGTTGGCGAGGATGATGTTCGATTGGCGCTTCGACCTGATCTACGGAGTCCTGGCGGTCGGGTTGGCAGCGCTCTACCTTCGGTCGGTGCGGCAGCTGCGCAGCCGCGCGGAAGTATGGCCTACCAGGCGCATCGTTGCCTGGCTGTGCGGATGCGCGGTCGTGCTGCTGGCCACGTCGTCGGGAATCGGCCGGTACGCACCGGCCCTGCCCAGCGTCCAGCTCGCGAGCTGGCTCGCGCTCGCCCTTGTGGCACCAGCCCT from Saccharopolyspora sp. SCSIO 74807 encodes:
- a CDS encoding BlaI/MecI/CopY family transcriptional regulator produces the protein MKARNGDLQAAVLDVLWAADEELTVREVQQRLNASRELAYNTVLTVLDALFKKNLVQRRLVGRAFVYRPSDSREAHTAEVMAHALDNGGDRSAALLHFVGKITDADLAALRQLLDSEDEEGADS
- a CDS encoding copper resistance CopC family protein, yielding MTVAVLMLVGALLAQPHAWAHAELTGSDPVGGATLQQPPAQARLTFSDPVNPQFVTVAVTDQDGGHPSLPAPAVENNQVVQPLPSLSNGGYTIAYRIVSADGHPVAGQIQFTISASTPPSTAAPGVNASPPPSATGTEEQSSGAWLLWAGGALVVILLIAGVVVSLRRLGREE
- a CDS encoding TlpA disulfide reductase family protein gives rise to the protein MAGLGVGLVTAGCGGASREEGQFTFVSPGGQTRITYDPPHTRGRLTDLSGQSVADPQREVGLSDFPGQVVVLNIWGSWCGPCRSEADDLERVYAQTKDSGVAFLGINVRDDRRAAQDFLRNFQVTYPSIFDPSGRSLLALAGFPRSVVPATVVLDRRHRVAAIFLTALLDTELLPVVRRVAAEETDRR
- a CDS encoding cytochrome c biogenesis CcdA family protein: MTDFVISGPLLLAMCLSLAAGAISFASPCSLPLVPGYLAYLAGLAGTAPGTAEPTGTPRRKRGRLLAATALFIAGFTVVFTAAAVVVLGTSDALLRNEALLQRIGGVVTVIMGLAFLGLIPTLQRDYRLHRRPGAGMAGAPVLGAVFGLGWTPCLGPTLTGVIALAAGTDTTVRGVILVVAYSAGLGLPFLALAAGASWAVSMTDWLRRHVRIVQITGGVLLLVIGLLLVTGLWGAMLTWLRGPIAGVTLPI
- a CDS encoding cytochrome c oxidase assembly protein; the encoded protein is MSQPSNFPPNGVHQQALVHGERQLESPEQTRRAKRNQSGSLGLLLLTAAGLATMIAVVLTALTASDAYLAYGLPDPGSVVRYGLPLVRVVAEAAAVVCIGSLWLATCGVPPQQSGFVAADGYAALRAAGWAGAVWFMGAALVAPLLAADASGRPISELADPMVLFGLVDAIEQSKSWLLTAGIALVVAIGCRLALSWTTAAVLMLLSVAGLLPVIATGHSASGAHDVATSSLLYHLVGASLWIGGLIAVLAHTARGGAHLGLVVRRFSGLALACWIIMAASGTINAATRLTLPDLVSSDYGLLLLVKVACLALLGVAGYVQRSRAVRAVITRRRKGDLLRWGAIEVLLMSVTVGVAVALGRTPPPAAETGLPSRTEELIGYDLAGPPTLARMMFDWRFDLIYGVLAVGLAALYLRSVRQLRSRAEVWPTRRIVAWLCGCAVVLLATSSGIGRYAPALPSVQLASWLALALVAPALLMSAAPLSLAQRIAQHADPGAPPGPIHWARVIGKTSLLRLLVRPLAASVLLVCLFAGVYFTGLLETGLYEYWLQPVLKGSFLLAGCLLYWTTLGVDPLPGRARTHVRLLGLVVAGAGLAAFGTALVRTSAVIGGSYYRGLGLDWMSDIAAEQQLAGAYAAIAAALPLITGVAVWVRARKRAAC